The following proteins come from a genomic window of Lolium rigidum isolate FL_2022 chromosome 5, APGP_CSIRO_Lrig_0.1, whole genome shotgun sequence:
- the LOC124656464 gene encoding LOW QUALITY PROTEIN: long-chain-fatty-acid--AMP ligase FadD26-like (The sequence of the model RefSeq protein was modified relative to this genomic sequence to represent the inferred CDS: inserted 1 base in 1 codon), whose product MATENYDPCYPDQPVVHRYLPVWAKLPAFGAKPAFVWADDDAATGDMSYTALTYSQLDAAVERMASGLLGPLRRGDTLLVLASPGLRLVKLLFACQRAGLTAVPVIPPNPSRPGPAHAHLLRAVSQTRPCAAVADARYVDAVAGASGRIAAALSGLRWLSVEELEXGATMAGCGPDDTYLIQYTSGATGIPKPVVVTAGSAAHNVRAARMAYDLGPASVIVSWLPQYHDCGLMFLLLTVVSGATCVLASPDAFLRRPRLWIELISEFRATCTPVPSFTLPLVLRRGGERTALSRRPVQLGSLRNLILINEPIYKACVDEFVHEFSRDGLHAGSISPSYGLAENCTFVSTAWRSTSKRAEELPSYKKLLPSARLSSSMAHEAPEIEIAVVNEESGEPVADGVEGEVWVSSPSNASGYLGHPSASLKAFCARMPGRSGSSCFVRTGDRGVITGAERYLYIVGRSVDVVNVALKDGGARRVHAHYIETVAFGSAPDRLRGGCIAAFTAPAIASPEQTTCVVAELQKGGGRGDNRGLCDRMRRALWEAEGVRVGRLMLVETGAVPKTTSGKVRRGAARQKLIAGKFPVVFEAVYDDGNGEGSVRGVGEEESQMEERCAASWVAGEGGDPAIATAFGSASGRLRTRSFL is encoded by the exons ATGGCCACCGAGAACTACGACCCGTGCTACCCGGACCAACCGGTGGTGCACCGGTACCTGCCCGTGTGGGCCAAGCTGCCGGCGTTCGGCGCCAAGCCGGCATTCGTCTGGGCCGACGACGACGCGGCCACCGGCGACATGTCGTACACGGCACTCACGTACTCCCAGCTCGACGCCGCCGTGGAGCGCATGGCGTCCGGGCTCCTCgggccgctccggcgaggtgacaCCTTGCTCGTGCTCGCCTCGCCGGGGCTCCGCCTCGTCAAGCTCCTCTTTGCGTGCCAGCGCGCGGGGCTCACGGCGGTGCCCGTCATACCGCCCAACCCGTCCAGGCCCGGCCCGGCGCACGCGCACCTCCTGCGCGCCGTGTCGCAGACGAGGCCCTGCGCCGCTGTTGCCGACGCTCGCTACGTCGACGCCGTTGCTGGCGCGTCGGGCAGGATCGCCGCCGCGCTGAGCGGACTGCGGTGGCTGTCCGTcgaggagctgg ctggagccACCATGGCGGGGTGCGGGCCGGACGACACGTACCTGATCCAGTACACGTCCGGCGCGACGGGCATCCCGAAGCCAGTGGTTGTCACGGCCGGATCGGCAGCCCATAACGTGCGGGCTGCGAGAATGGCTTACGACCTGGGCCCGGCCAGCGTGATCGTGTCGTGGCTGCCACAGTACCACGACTGCGGCCTCATGTTCCTCCTCCTcaccgtcgtctccggcgccacCTGCGTGCTAGCCTCCCCGGACGCCTTCCTCCGCCGCCCGCGACTCTGGATCGAGCTCATCTCCGAGTTCAGGGCGACGTGCACGCCCGTTCCGTCGTTCACGCTGCCGCTAGTGCTCAGGCGCGGCGGCGAGCGCACAGCGTTATCGCGGCGACCGGTGCAGCTCGGAAGCCTACGGAACCTGATCCTGATAAACGAGCCGATCTACAAGGCGTGCGTGGACGAGTTCGTGCACGAGTTCAGCCGCGACGGGCTGCACGCCGGGTCCATCTCGCCGTCGTACGGCCTCGCCGAGAACTGCACGTTCGTGTCCACGGCGTGGCGGAGCACCAGCAAGCGCGCGGAAGAGCTCCCATCGTACAAGAAGCTCCTGCCGTCCGCGAGGCTTTCGTCTTCCATGGCGCACGAAGCGCCGGAGATCGAGATCGCCGTGGTGAACGAGGAGAGCGGCGAGCCGGTGGCGGACGGCGTCGAGGGGGAGGTGTGGGTTTCATCACCGAGCAATGCGTCGGGATACCTCGGGCACCCGTCGGCGAGCCTCAAGGCGTTCTGCGCGAGGATGCCGGGGAGGTCCGGGTCATCATGCTTCGTGCGCACGGGCGACCGCGGCGTGATCACGGGGGCGGAGCGGTACCTGTACATTGTCGGCCGGAGCGTCGACGTTGTGAACGTAGCACTGAAAGACGGCGGGGCGCGCCGAGTGCACGCGCACTACATCGAGACGGTGGCATTCGGCAGCGCGCCGGACCGCCTGAGAGGCGGATGCATCGCCGCTTTCACAGCGCCAGCGATAGCGTCACCCGAGCAAACAACGTGCGTCGTCGCGGAGCTGCAGAAGGGCGGCGGCCGGGGTGATAACAGAGGTCTCTGCGATCGCATGAGGCGAGCATTGTGGGAGGCCGAAGGTGTGAGGGTTGGGCGGCTGATGTTGGTCGAGACCGGCGCGGTGCCCAAGACCACATCGGGGAAGGTGCGTCGTGGGGCAGCAAGACAGAAGTTGATCGCCGGTAAGTTTCCGGTGGTTTTCGAGGCAGTGTATGACGACGGTAATGGCGAGGGGTCAGTGCGTGGGGTAGGCGAGGAGGAGAGCCAAATGGAGGAGAGGTGTGCGGCGAGCTGGGTGGCAGGGGAGGGTGGGGATCCAGCCATAGCCACAGCCTTTGGGAGTGCAAGTGGCCGTCTTCGCACGCGATCGTTTCTTTGA